From Primulina tabacum isolate GXHZ01 unplaced genomic scaffold, ASM2559414v2 Contig931, whole genome shotgun sequence, a single genomic window includes:
- the LOC142535321 gene encoding RING-H2 finger protein ATL79-like: MRDAPYSLDEFHTRLSPPAYTTAQPPYPSSKCDVQRCPWWPYSSSKEFKTNTALVIIFLTCALICGLAFNSAIRYVIRIHYGRRRGQQPQTSEDGKQELENGAGGAEAEILVLDYTEGMKLAGEETECIICLSEFEIGEKLRVLEDCKHGFHVNCIQQWLLLHSSCPTCRTKCLVKSSTPP; encoded by the coding sequence ATGAGGGACGCACCTTATTCTCTGGATGAATTTCACACCCGCTTATCTCCACCAGCTTACACCACAGCGCAACCACCGTATCCGTCGTCCAAATGCGACGTGCAGAGGTGTCCCTGGTGGCCGTACTCCAGTTCCAAAGAATTCAAGACAAACACGGCCTTAGTCATCATCTTCCTCACATGCGCATTGATCTGTGGTCTCGCGTTCAACTCTGCCATTCGATACGTCATCCGGATTCATTACGGACGGCGGCGGGGACAACAACCACAGACTTCGGAGGATGGGAAGCAGGAGCTCGAGAACGGGGCGGGGGGAGCGGAGGCGGAAATCCTGGTCCTGGATTACACGGAGGGGATGAAGCTAGCTGGGGAAGAGACGGAGTGCATAATATGCTTATCGGAGTTCGAAATTGGGGAGAAACTCAGGGTTTTGGAGGATTGTAAGCATGGATTCCATGTGAACTGTATCCAACAATGGTTGCTTCTGCATTCTTCTTGTCCTACTTGTAGAACCAAGTGTTTGGTGAAATCCTCGACTCCACCATGA